One Carya illinoinensis cultivar Pawnee chromosome 5, C.illinoinensisPawnee_v1, whole genome shotgun sequence genomic window, CTATACTTACTGCATAAGTTAGATCAGGTCTAGAACAGATCATTGCATACATTATGTTTCCCACCATGCTAGCATAGGGGATTTGTTTCATAAAATCAATATCAGAATCTGTTTTAGCAGCCTGATCTACAAAAAGTTTGAAATGTTGACCTAAAGGTGTGTTAACAGATTTCAAAAGATTCATACCAAATCTCTTTAGGACTTTAGAAATATAAGTTTTCTGGGACAGATATAAAACCTTTGCATTTCTGTCCCTTACTATTTCCATTCCTAATATTTTCTTAGCAGGGCCcagttctttcatttcaaactcagaTTTCAACATGCATTTAATTTCATCAATTAGATCAAGGTCTTTACAAGCTATAAgtatatcatctacataaagtaaaagatatatcattattcctttttcttccttgtaataTACACAGCTGTCATAGCAACTCCTATTAAACTTATtactaatcatgtgtgtgtcaaatctcttataccattgtctaggagattgtttaagatcatataaagattttttaagaaagcACACaaggttattatttattttatcagtaAAGCCTTCAGGAGGTTGCATATAAAGTTCTTCTTCAATTTCACCATGTAGAAAAGCtgttttaacatctaattgttCTAAATGCAAGTTTTCAAAAGCTGTATAGGCTAGCAGTAGCCTGATTGAGCTATGTTTCACTACAGGTgagaaaatttcattaaagtcgaTTCCCTCTCTCTGTGTAAATCCTTTTGCTACAAGCCTAGCCTTGTACCTGGTCCCTTCTATCCCTGGTAtaccatcttttcttttaaagatcCACTTGGACCCAATGAGTCTGACTCCTTTAGGTTTAGGCACTAGAACCCAAGTTTGGTTCTTATTTATTGACTCCATCTCCTCATGCATGGCTAAGAGCCATTTAGATGAATCTTTACTAGATATAACCTCTTTATAAGACCTAGGTTCTTGGTAAACAATATCATCAGTCACTGTCAAGGCAAAAGCTGTAAGGTCAGCCTGTCCAAACCTTTGAGGAGGTTTAATTACCCTCCTCTGTCTGTCTCTAGCCAGATTCCAAGATCTAGCTCCACCTTGACCTGTGTCTTCTGAGGTTTGATCCTCAAAGTCACTGTCATCACCATTTACAGGTTCAGGTTGGGTGTCATCTTGCTCCACCTCAACCTGAGATCCTTCTATTTGTTTGTCAGTATTATTGTCTGACTGTGTTTCTTGTACCCGAGCCATGTGTGACTCATTAAAAGTCACATCTCGGCTAACAATACACTTATGTCTACCAGGTACGTCTACCCAAAGTTTGTATCCCTTTATCCCTTCAGGATATCCTATAAAAATGCACTTAAGTGCCCTAGGTTCCAGTTTATCAGTTTTTGAGTGTGCATAAGTTACACATCCAAAAACTCTTAAGTAGTCATATCTAGGAGGTCTTCCAGACCATAACTCCTGTGGGGTTTTAAATCCTATGGCAGAGGATGGACATCTATTTATGAGGTGTACTGCTGTAGTGGCAGCTTCTGCCCAAAAGGTTTTGGGCAGCTCTGAATTAGACAGTAGACACCTAACCCTTTCTAGGATGGTTCTGTTCATTCTCTCAACCaagccattttgttgtggagtttccCTCACAGTCTTATGCCTAAGGATTCCTTCTTTTTGACAAAATAGGTTAAACTCATTTGAAAGAAATTCTAAACCATTATCAGTCCTTTGAGTTTTTAGTTTCCTACCTACTTGGTTTTCAACTAGGGATTTCCACTCCTTGAACTTTTCAAAAGTGCCACTCTTGTTCTTCAAAATATAAATCCAGACCTTCCTAGAGTAATCATCTACTAAGGACAGAAAATAGCTCCCTCCACTATGTGAATTTACTCTAGCAGGTCCCTATAAGTCAGAGTGGACATAGTCTAGGGTTTGCTCAGTGTTGTGGGTTGCTAACCTGAAACTAACCCTCTTTGCCTTTCTATAGATGCAATCTTCacagaaaggaaaatttcctaGGTTTTGTTCATTCAGTAACCCTTGTTTCTGTAACTCTAAAATTCCCCTTTGGCTTACATGTCCAAGCCTCCTATGCCACAAGACATATTTATTCTCTACAGTGTTCTGTACTGAAGAAGCCTCCCTAACTACAGTTTTCCCAAGCAAGGTATACAACCCATTTTTAATAACCCCTTTCATAATAAGTAAGGAACCTTTAGTGACCCTAAGTACTCCTGCTTCAGACTTGAAGGTGTAGCCTGATAAATCAAGCGtaccaagagaaattaaatttctcttcaaTTCAGGTATAAACCTGACCTCCTTCAAAATTCTTTCAGTACCATCATGTAACTTCAGTCTAACTGACCCTATACCCATGATTTTGCAGGATTTATTGTTTCCTAGGATTACATGCCCCCCATTTAACTTAGAGAATGTTTCAAACCAATCTCTAACAGGACACATATGAAAAGAGCAACCAGAGTCCATTATCCACTTTGTTTTAGAGTCAACTTCACTCACAGTGAGTACCTCAGCACTCTCATAGCCATCTAATACCACAGAGGCATCCCCTGCCTCCTTGGTCTTATTTCCTAGGTTATTTTTTCTATCAGGACAGTTCTTTTTGAAATGCCCTTCCTTGTGACaatgaaaacatttaaaatgttttccttttgatttaGACCTAGATTTCTTAGCTTCACCCTcgccttttctttctctcttttctgttCTACCCCTAACAGATAGCCCTTCCCCATGATCTTGTTTTGCTTCTCCTTTAGTTTGTAATTCCCTAGTATGAAGTACAGATTGTACTTCATCTAGTGTTAATGAGTCTCTACCatacattagggtttctttaaGGTTCTGATATGATGAGTCCAGAAAACTCATCAAGAGGATtgcttgatcctcatcctccaccttaatatcaatattagcTAGGTCTAGAATgattttattaaactcatctagATGCTGTCCTATTTGTGTTCCTGGGGTCATCTTAAAGGTATAGAGTTTGGTTTTCTTGTGCAGCCTATTTGCTAGGGATTTTGTCATGTACAAATTCTCTAGTTTCAACCAAATTCTTGCAGCAGTGTCCTCACTAGCCACCTCTCTCAGGACTTTATCCCCGAGAGAGAGGATTAGGGCACTGTGTGCTTTATGGAGAATGTCATCTTTGACAGTCTCCTTGTCTTCCTCTTTTAAAGAGGAACCTCTCCTTTTTTCACCCAAGAGGGCATCCTGAAGTCATGCTGGACTAGGAGTGCcctcatctttattcttcataaCCCAAAATCATTATCCCCCATGAACTTTTCAATGTCAAATCTCATGGTCCCCATCGACCTAGGTTCTAGATACCACTTGTTAGATATATGCCCGAGTCTTTCCTTAAGTACAACACTCTGTTTATACTATAGATTCAAAACCAAATGCAAGACTCTATACGGATATGTTCAGAATAATCTtttcagcatatatatatacaaactgtATAACATGTAATGACATTGAATGTAAATATTGATATAACCAGAACAGAACCAACAGATTGTGATTAAACCCTAATATCCAAACAGATCCAGATAATAACCAAAGAATCAAATAACAGCAATATtaatcatcaagaaaatagagaaataaatcaAAGATAATGCAAGAGAGAACAACACAaccgatttacgtggttcgaccctaatggtctacgtccacgACAAGAATGGGATTCAGAGCTTTATTGATATCATTGTCcatcacagagaagcctcagaaACTCTCTATTATTACAGAGCACTCATTTTCACTCAAGAAAATCGAAGATTTTCTCCCCAAAATGAAACCCTAGTTTCCCcctctctgctctctctctcgaaCCCCCCTCTCTCAATCAGTCGAATACAAGATACAAAAAATGAATTAGGTTAAAACATACGGCTGaaacaatacatatatatgtcatgacagATGACTTCACGTGTACTGATCCTACGGCTCAAACTTGGCCTCGGTTTGAAGTAGCTTACGAGTCACGTGCTGGTCATGAGGCTTCATTAATCCAGAAGCTTcatttcattcatccaattgtaacatATAGAAACAAGAGAGGTCAGATTAACAaagtataataatttataatttataaatgttaATTGCCATGCCATTTACAGTTACTAATATTTGTCGCCATCCATTTTACGCAACTTAAAGTTACAAACTTCCCCCTTGGACATGCATTAACACTTTGCGGTCAGTTTCAGATGAGTTTTAGAATTGAGAAAAGAGATGATCAAGGCGGTGCATATTGAgaataaatctcacattgtCTGTAGACAAAGTTTTGGACGTGTTTATAAGTTATGAGTAAATCTCACTCTTTGAACCGGCTTTATGAGTTGAGGCAGgcctatgaatttttttatggtatcagagcctaccATATGATGAATAGAGGCCCATATTACTTATCCTGTGATAAGGACTAGAAAAAGTACTAGCTTGCACGTGAGGGAGGATGTTgagaaataaatctcatattaccTGTGAACAAGGTCTTGAGCATGTTTATAagttatgaataaaaatatctctTTGAACCggtttttttatatgagttagACCTATAAATTTTTTCAGTGCATACATTCAAATGAAGGGACTCCTTTTCCAAAATCAAGAAAACTAGCTCCTAGAGTATAGTTTTCTTATAGAAGAATATTAGAGAAACTTACGTATTATTTCATAATAAAATGAATCGAAACCAGCTGATGTTTCTTCTCCCATGCAACATCGCAATACCGTGTAACTAGACATGCATCATCCAGGAGGATCTTAAGTTAGATAATGTGGAGTTTTTAGATTGCACATTGATGTAGTTGAAATGTGGCAGGTCAACACAAGAATAGTAGGAAAGAGTGATATTTTTCTGATTTGGGGCAGTTTTGGGCATGTTTTGATATTTTAGTCATAATTTTGACTACGGGTATCAGAATTGTGTATATAACCGTACCCCAATTCAGAAAAGTTATTTCCGGCGCGCATGTCGTCTTCACAAAGGTATGCTTGGTGTACATCATTTTTGAGGTCAAAATATACTAATTTTCCGTCCGAATTTccatatttagatttttttttattttttatggtaatattttaatttttgtttagaaattatttttgaacCCAATCTTGGCCAAATTTTTGccaattacttttttatttgcatatttatttttggtgtgaTTTTTAGGATGTTGTTATTCTTCGCaaaattctgatattttttatttacagcTACTGTAGACCGGCTTGTGGGTAGATTTTCACCATTCTTGAGAttgattattttctattgaataTCAGAGGGGCTTTCTTTGAGTTCTTAGGTAATTCTCGTCTTTCTTCTTTGTAAATTACTTCTTGTAACTAGCCTGCAACCAGGACATGAACGTATAATTTTCACCATACctatatatgatttttagaCATTGATCTATCACTTTAATTTTCTTGGCCTTGATATATATCCCTTgcgaattgttttattttattttttattggcatgTGGTCTtccgaatatatatatatatatatatatatatataataagattcttttaaagaaaagaaaattttctcaaaaagaatGTCCAAGGGTAACACAAATTACCCCTTGGGATCTACTCCGgcctattataattaatttaagaggATTATTTAAGAGGATTACAATTAATTCTCTCCATTTTTCGGGAAACTTCTTGCTTATTTTTTTTACGTGCCAATGAATTGTATGACCTTGTTAATTACGCCTTCCAGTAGGCCCGTGATCACGCTGTAGATATCTCTCGATTTTCCCTGAAGTCGTAAAGTCAGAAGAGCTCGAGCAGGATATCTCTTTATATTAATAAGAGCCTATTCATTGCTACAGTATTTTCTAATTCCGTTTCCGTGCATTTcatttcttcacttttttttttttaaattattgtgtttactGTCcgtgtaaaaaattttaaattgtttttataataaattatgtcagtgatttattttgtgtgatttgtGCAGGATGCAATGGTACTTGTGACTGCACTGTCAGTTGATCAGATCAGGCATGCGTATTGAAATTGTTCGGAGTGCATGCGCACACCAATTTGTCAGACATtggtaaaattgaaaaatcctatTTTGCCCTTAGTTGTAATTCAAAATTTCGATGAGTGCATGCGTATTGAAATGGTTCGGTCAGTGCATGTGGGCACCATTTGTCAGATGTcagtaaaataattaaaaattctatGTTGCCTTTAGTTGTAGTTCAAAATTTATTCAACGCCGACTCTCACACGGTCACACCCATTTCTCACAAaccctatctctctctctccccgcttATTCTTTTTCACTGCCGCACCCTCGCCTCTAGCAAAGTAAAACAGAGACACCAACGCCTCCATCAGTGAAGAAGATGGTGGGCTTGGTTTCCAGTCTTCCCTTTAATTCTCATATGCTTTTTCATTCGTTTCGTGCGAGGTTTTCTGCCATTGTAGAAGCCTAATGGTCCCAAGCCACGGCCGTTGAAATCGTCTTCCAAGTCGTCCTCCTCAGCTCAGGATGAGATCGAGATACGGCTGAGAGTCACCAAGAAGAAAAGTACCGGATAGATCTGATGGTGATGAGCTTATAAAGACCCATTTCTTCACCAAAATCTTCATCTGAAATTTAACGCTTTTTCTTTGGTTTGGTTTTGCAGGCTCCTCTTCCTGCGTTAAGATCATCCCCAGAAAGAGATCGAAccacttgtcaaaaaaaataaatctcgaATGAAAAAACACTATAAAGtgagtttttaaataatattaaaaaattactaaatgATGTAAAatgcattttatataattattttttcatatattataattcaaacaatACGTATGGatatactaaaaattattaaatttaaaatataaaattaataaaataaattttgtaaataactaTTGGAGGAGCGACCTGGGATTAATAACTCTACCCTTTGTGCTCTTATTCATGTGAAATggaatgtatttatttatttcttaaatgaACTTTGTTATgtcatttttattcttcttcaaTAATATCATGTTGCGTGGTTACAGGAATTGAATGAAGTAGAGAGAAAAACTTGAAATGACAAGGCTCTTGAGGCAATGGAAGCATACATAAAAGAATTTGCGGACTACAATAAGTCTGCAACTGCAACCTTGGGACAGAACCCTAAAAAATGAAAAGCTTTTGAAGTAAGAAGAAAGGCTTTGTTGTACCGTCATGGGCAGCTGTTGCTATTCCTTCAGCTTCTATTGGTGTAAAAGTTGGTCTCATATCTTATTCATCAAGTTCCCATTTAATCCATCATTGTGTATAGTTACATTTTGGGGTAGTTGATATGAATGTGATTTTTCACATGTTGCATCTGCATGCTTGTCTATGCCCGATTGTTTCTTATGCTCCCAAAGGCTACATACCAAAAGTGTTTCCACCAGTTTGATAGTTATCGACCAAAGCCTTACAGAGATGAATTTAAGGAGTGGGATTTAGAGCCATGCATGTTTCAAGATTGCTATTTAGATGTAaaggtttttataaaaaaattgttttactcaactttgtattaaactatgcTGCAGTTTGaattaaatgtttttatcttctaatatatgaattaaattattgattgaaatcaattcttttatgaataatatattatttttgaaaaattatcaaTTCACCTAGctacgtgctttgcacgttgctgctctactagtatatatatacgtatgcatatatatagggtGCGTGATAGCCATCCTTCCACATAATTTAAGGAATTAAATTATCACAACCCTCCATCTAAAGTTTTTCTACGTTTGACCAAAACACATACAAATCCATCATGTCTTACATGAGTACGTACGTAGTAGTATTCTCTCACAAGTAGATCAAATCAATTAGCCAAGACAATGAGCTTACAATTGAGGGCCACAAATTATGTTAAAATCCTACATGATATTTGGTCTAAgtggaacaaaaagaaaatgatttcaaaTATAGAGTTATAAAATAGAGAAAGGGGTACCATTATGAATTCAATCGTTGTTCATGCATTTTTCAGTTAAAGGAGAATGTCAACATGAATATGGTCAGATGACCATTTCATTTCTCGCATTCTGTTTGAACTACTCctataaaacaattaaattgTTGCAGGACTGCGCCGGATCTTGAAGGACCGGAACGGACAACTCCAATATTAATTAAGTTAGCCATGTCTCTTTTCTTATCTCTAGTGAAATtcaagagagagtgagtgagtaTTTTCTTCGCTTCATCAATCCTATTTCCATCTTACAGAGTgactttttataagattttcagacacatagatatatataacttattatGTGTTAAGATCGGTTAGATAGCTATGCGTGAGTGgttatttcttaaaaatggAGCGCTCAGTGGCTATTTGAACTGTCAATTGGCTGAAATCAATGTGGTAAATCAATGATCAACATGAAGCATATAACGGTGATCAAATCAAAAAACATAATggctttattattatatatgtttgtcATCATCCTCGATAAGAACAAGAAATTAAGAATTTGATCGTGGAACTAAGCAATTTGTGGCgtataaattaattagatgTCGCAATATGCTTGTTTAGTCGGGAAGAAGCCAAAAGTGGGGGGGAAGGCAGCCCACGCAAACGAAGTCGATGTATGACCTcctcatatataatattacttcaCGAGTTACACTTTATTTATTCAGAGTAATTTGGTGCCATTAATATTACATGATCACTTATTTAAGGTCATCttctaaaattaaactcgtacgtagatgcatgcatgcttgcaaTTAGTAAGGCCGTTGCCCGACATAGTTGCCGGGGGGGTCATAGTTGCAAGTGATGAAGGTGCCGCCATTGTTGCATCTGACTTTAGCACACCCAAGGCGCACAGAATTGCGCCAAACCACCTGAGTATAGTGGCCGCACTGGCGGCCGGCAGCACATGAGTTAGTGGTGTAGTTGTAGTAGGCCTTCTCTCCTACCCAAAGGTTAACGGCAGCCGTTCCCGAGAGGTCACCACTACTCCATGCAAGATTCTCTCCGTAACGGCCACCTGAGTGCACTAGTCTGCAATCAACCTTACGTTGATTAGCATAATTCTGTGCGTATGCCTCAACGGTAGCATTCCAAGTAATAGGTCCGACTCCAACCTGTGATCGAGCTGCGTTGTGAGCATTGACGTAGTCTTGTGGTGAATCTTGGGCGCTGGATTCATGGACGAAGGCAAAGGTCAGGACAAAAGCAAATATTATTGCTGGGGAAATGTTTCTCACGATCATGAGTCCCTGCATTTTGGTTTCTCGTATGTAATGCAAAGCAAAAGCTAATTAGCGTGCAGGATGGTAGAACCAGAGGAAGGCATGAGTGGTATATATAGGGAAATTATAAATGCTTGGGCAATATGCAAATGAGTTAGGGTATGGACACGAAATTCCggaattttatcattttccttgccACCATTAGTACTGTGTGGAAATTATGTCATGGATTTTGGAAGAGTTATTAATGATCTTTAGTAGAATGTACGTTCAAACGTGGGAAGCATAAAACTTAGGTGGAACTAAAGAGACCAAAACACCACTTGCATGCAGTACCATAATAATTAatgttgatattaatttatatatatataatgcgaATTGTATGTACTATCTATGATTCGAAAAATACAATTATACACATAATCTGAGAGAAAAAAATGCTATCAGTTATCGTATATTAATATCAATTTTgggattatataatatatatctcaCACGCGTTTATAAGAATCAAAGACAGGTAAGTGTTTTCTCTTTAGCTAGTAGAAAACTAACATGTTTAGCTAGCTTTAATtccaagaaaaatgataaaagaaattaaCTCATGATGAAGGAAAATGGCAAAGTGTCATGTACTGTAGAAAATATATTCTATaagatgataaaagaaaaaggttgGTAGAACTCGAACGAAAATAGACAAATATTAAATGCTAGCTTCAagtatatattttcataattatatagtaaAAGTTcctaagaaaaatttaattttttattaaaaatattctatacACCAAACTATCGTTTCAGTAGCAGTCAATTAAGTACCGTATTGATCATGTTattgttattcaaaatatgaaaGCAACTAACTAATTAGACATATGTCGATATATAGCCTAAAAATCAACGCATGCACTTAGCTAGCAGCTTCCCGTTCAGGCTGGGAGTCGTACCTGATCTGTAAGTCATCATGAGAATTATGCTGATGACCAACGTAAGTTAAGTTGATTGCGAACTCGTGCGTGGGTGAACTCCATCGATCGGGTGGTCCTAATTATGGTGATAGATCTAACATAGCATTATTAAACAGTACTACTGGTCATGACCTGACGAGCACGGCCATCTCGATCCATGCATGCCGTACGTGATCATGAATTAACTTGTGggtagaaaataaattaaaacttgaGAGCATGCatgttacatatatttatatatattcgttTTCACAAGTCAAGGTGATCAATCGAAAGTCGATTGATATTAATTCGATCGGTTATCGATCATGAGAATTATACATATGTGCATGGGTATATGACATTAACATTGCATTATTGAAGAACATTACTACTGGTCATGACCTGACGAGCACGGCTATCTCGATGCATGAATGCTGCCGTACGTGAATATGAATTAACTTAATTTGTGggtagaaaattaattaaaaactcGTGAGCGcatgttatataaatatatatatatatattcgtttTTAGAAGTAATTAATGTGATCAATCGAAAGTCGAATGGCATTAATTCGGTTATCGATCATAAggattatatatatgtgcatgggTACGTAGCTATAGAGGCAAGAGTTTGTCACCAATCTGTCAAAAGAAGAGATTGTAGATGCAAGAGTTTGGCTAAAACTGTGTGACTAAATTAATAAGTTTAGATAAAATTAAGTGACTAAGATGATAtactttatcttatttttagttttgtaatttgaatgaatgtaaaatattttgactttatcTGTAACTAGTttgagtttatctagaagtTATTAAGAAGTGTTTTAGATAAGTCAAGAGTGTGAAAATTGAGTTTCAAGGATTCTGTAATTATTTAGAGAAGAGTTTTAGTGACATGTGCCAGCATCCTGTTAGAAGAGTCCGTCGCGACAAAATCACTCCTTCAGTAGAATCTTACTACAATTCAAACTGCTTTAAGcttgtttatttaagagattCTATTGGTTAGGATCAATAGAGATTCAattctgaaattttttttttagcacttTCTTAGTACTTATTTTGGTgataaaactttttgaaaaattttaatattatttctctcaaCGAGTGTAATTGTTGATTCAAGATTGAGATTGAGCGATTGTGATTCAGTTACTAAAGTTTCAGGAGAaaagttaatatttgaaaatggtCAGAAGTTCTTGTTGCTACTACGGTAGAGACAAACAGGGTCATTTGTCTGGCCAAGTAAGAGTGTTAATTGACAAAAATTTTGTAACTGAAACTTGCCTGTAACTAATTTTCAAATACTAATATTGACTTTTCTAAATTTGGCTGCCTGTAAGGCTTTACTTTTAAAGAGtttattaaatgattttctttcgttACTAATTTTGGTAttatgcaatttatttattttattttatagttttattattaaataattacacaattGACGACTAACTAGTTTTTTGAGTGAATTGGTAGATCCTTATATTACGATACAGGAACATTTGGATAATTTTAATTAGTATCAGAGAGTGGTTTACTCATTCAAGTGTGATATGTGTCCCTGTAGATTATGTTGTCATCAATTCTGCCACATTTTGATAGGGATAACTATGCTTAGGGCTGTTCAACCAATTCCATTCAACCCGATATCTACTattccgacccgacccgacccgaaatgGCACCTTCCGATTGGGCTTTCGTTCCAAATTTTTGAGTTCCGTAAGCTGCCCAATTTGGGTATTCCGTTCCGATCCATCTCCAAACCCATCGAGGCCTCTCATCGATCACGCTAACCAGCGCGGCGTCGATCTCGTCTGCATCCATCCCACCAAGCCCATCACCGAACAGGGACCCTTCGATTGCATCAACCACAAGAAGTATGGGACGCGATTGGAATCAGCAGCTGCATCGCAGCACCAGTTCTCGGTCGAACACCCAACCGTCGTCGTAATCGATCCGCCGGAGGCCATCGAGAAGCTCCACAACTGGGTCTCCTTGCTTGAGGTGGTGTACAAGTTGGAAACTCTGTTGGCTCCGAATGCGATTCAGGAGCTGGGGCTGAGGTCGCCGGTGATAGCGAAGCAGGTGTCGGCGGACGACAGCGAATTCGCACGAGATGTGCTTGGTGTTAAATCCAAACGGGTTAACGGTTATTAACTGACCCGTGTCGAAATAATCCGAAAATGTTCCGGTTCCGTTTGTGTTTGTTTCGGGTCGGTTAAATCGGGTCGATTTATTCGGAACTTCCGGGTCGGTTCGGCTGAGCGGTCCAAATGTACAGTCCTAACTATGCTCATTAGAAAATTTGTACTAGgggtataaaaaaattgataaactagaCTGGACTAGAACAAACCGGTGGGATCGGTCCGATTCCGagtttggttcggtccggtaccaattttatttttcttaaaatcgatCAAAATCGGTCCGattctagtttttctttttctaaaactagactagaccggtttatatatattttaattttttatattgtatataatatttatatataatatataactatatataaaatagttttgtattatctaataaattactaattaatataatattaaattttaaaatcttatatccttttatttattgtattaataattatactaatattatataatacatattaataattatactaatactatattactatatatattatatattataatatattattataatttataatataattaattatattataaattgatatattatattataatatactacaatatattatcaccaTCGACCAAATGAGTTAATTGTAGCAGTATTCGGTTTTAAGGACCAATTAAAGGCAACAATTGAATGCATGCAAAGGGAAAAAACCTGCACAATacaaaaagaatgaaatctGCATGCATGGGACCcattttattaatgatgatcaattgagcatgcatgcattgagGCAGCAGTCTTGGtgatgaattaattaattggcGTGCATGCATACGACAAGAGATCAGATAATATTCGACAAACAAGGCCATCAAAAAATCCATGCAGGACACGATTAATTAACGTACAATTAATTGTTAGTGAAATGtcattttctatattataa contains:
- the LOC122311179 gene encoding pathogenesis-related protein 1-like, whose product is MQGLMIVRNISPAIIFAFVLTFAFVHESSAQDSPQDYVNAHNAARSQVGVGPITWNATVEAYAQNYANQRKVDCRLVHSGGRYGENLAWSSGDLSGTAAVNLWVGEKAYYNYTTNSCAAGRQCGHYTQVVWRNSVRLGCAKVRCNNGGTFITCNYDPPGNYVGQRPY